Proteins encoded in a region of the Manis javanica isolate MJ-LG chromosome 15, MJ_LKY, whole genome shotgun sequence genome:
- the ARL6IP4 gene encoding ADP-ribosylation factor-like protein 6-interacting protein 4 has translation MAHIGSRKRSRSRSRSRGRCLGKRKRSSKDAPRSCSASTSQGRKASTTSSGAEERSKHKARRRPRSSSSSSSSSSSSSSSSSSSSSSSSDGRKKRGKQKDKKRKKKKKKKKKLKKKGKEKAKVQQAEALPGPSLDQWHRSAQEEEDGPVLTDEQKSRIQAMKPMTKEEWDARQSVIRKVVDPETGRTRLIKGDGEILEEIVTKERHREINKQATRGDGLTFQMRAGLRP, from the exons ATGGCTCACATCGGCTCTCGCAAGCGATCAAGGAGTCGCAGCCGGTCCCGGGGACGATGcttaggaaagagaaagaggagcagTAAGGATGCCCCGAGGAGCTGCTCAGCTTCCACATCCCAGGGCCGGAAGGCCAGCACCACCTCCTCCGGGGCAGAGG AGAGAAGCAAGCACAAGGCCCGGAGGAGACCACgatccagctcctcctcctcttcttccagtTCTTCtagctcttcttcctcctcctcctcctcctcttcctccagcgATGGCCGGAAGAAGCGGGGGAAGCAGAAGgacaaaaagaggaagaaaaagaagaagaagaagaagaagctgaagaagaaaggcaaggaaaaggcaaaggtgcagcaggctgaggCTCTGCCTGGACCTTCACTGGACCAGTGGCACAGATCAGCCCAGGAGGAAGAGGATGGCCCAG TGTTGACGGATGAACAGAAGTCCCGCATCCAGGCCATGAAGCCCATGACCAAGGAGGAGTGGGATGCCCGGCAGAGTGTCATCCGCAAGGTGGTGGACCCGGAGACAGGACGCACCAG gctcATTAAGGGAGATGGCGAGATCTTAGAGGAAATTGTCACCAAGGAACGACACAGAGAGATCAACAAG CAAGCCACCCGAGGGGATGGCCTGACCTTCCAGATGCGAGCTGGGCTGCGGCCCTGA
- the OGFOD2 gene encoding 2-oxoglutarate and iron-dependent oxygenase domain-containing protein 2 isoform X4 yields the protein MMATRAPRRFCRCSCFCSENLYVARYRLHVRFRDEQQLRRDYGPILRSRGCVSPNDFQQLLEELEQEVEPRQRMGQESAARKALIARSYHPARPDVYNSLQVPEEKRIYRLPVFTMPFCQALLEELEHFEQSDMPKGRPNTMNNYGVLLHEVGLDEPLVTPLRERFLQPLMALLYPDCGGGWLDSHRAFVVKYAPGQDRELGCHYDNAELTVNVALGKSFTGGALYFGGLFQVSECDPWAGAGAARVPRPESHCLQAPSALAKPLEVEHMVGQGVLHRGGQLHGARSLGTGERWNLVVWLRSSAVRNRLCPMCCRKPDLVDDEGFGDGFTREEPTVVDVCALT from the exons ATGATGGCAACTAGAGCTCCGCGGCGCTTCTGCCGCTGCTCCTGCTTTTGCTCCGAGAACTTGTACGTGGCGCGCTACCGGTTGCATGTGCGCTTCCGGGACGAGCAGCAGCTGCGCCGGGACTATGGCCCG ATCCTGCGCAGCCGAGGCTGTGTCAGCCCCAACGACTTCCAGCAGCTGTTAGAGGAG CTTGAGCAGGAGGTGGAGCCGCGGCAGCGGATGGGACAGGAGTCAGCAGCCAGGAAAGCCCTCATTGCGAGGTCCTACCACCCAGCAAGGCCAGACGTCTACAACTCACTGCAGGTACCTG AGGAGAAGCGAATCTACCGGCTGCCAGTGTTCACAATGCCCTTCTGCCAAGCCCTGCTGGAGGAGCTGGAGCACTTCGAACAGTCAGACATGCCCAAGGGAAGACCCAACACCATGAACAACTATGGG GTGCTACTACACGAGGTAGGCCTGGACGAGCCTCTGGTGACACCACTTCGGGAGCGCTTCCTGCAGCCACTGATGGCCCTGCTGTACCCAGACTGTGGTGGGGGCTGGCTTGACAGCCACCGAGCCTTCGTGGTCAAATATGCACCTGGCCAGGACCGTGAGCTGGGCTGCCACTATGATAACGCTGAGCTTACCGTCAAcgtggccctgggcaagtcctTCACAGGGGGTGCCCTATACTTTGGGGGCCTCTTCCAGGTTAGTGAGTGTGATCcatgggcaggggctggggcagccaGAGTGCCCAGGCCTGAGTCCCACTGTCTGCAGGCACCTTCAGCCCTGGCGAAGCCCCTGGAGGTGGAGCACATGGTGGGCCAGGGTGTCCTGCACCGGGGTGGCCAGCTGCATGGGGCCCGGTCCCTGGGCACTGGTGAGCGCTGGAACCTTGTCGTCTGGCTCCGGTCCTCTGCTGTGCGCAACCGTCTCTGCCCTATGTGCTGCCGCAAGCCTGACCTGGTAGATGACGAGGGCTTTGGTGACGGCTTCACCCGTGAGGAGCCCACCGTGGTGGATGTGTGTGCACTAACTTAA
- the OGFOD2 gene encoding 2-oxoglutarate and iron-dependent oxygenase domain-containing protein 2 isoform X1: protein MMATRAPRRFCRCSCFCSENLYVARYRLHVRFRDEQQLRRDYGPILRSRGCVSPNDFQQLLEELEQEVEPRQRMGQESAARKALIARSYHPARPDVYNSLQNVALTPEFLAAVEYSTSPGADLEGLLQQLETVSEEKRIYRLPVFTMPFCQALLEELEHFEQSDMPKGRPNTMNNYGVLLHEVGLDEPLVTPLRERFLQPLMALLYPDCGGGWLDSHRAFVVKYAPGQDRELGCHYDNAELTVNVALGKSFTGGALYFGGLFQVSECDPWAGAGAARVPRPESHCLQAPSALAKPLEVEHMVGQGVLHRGGQLHGARSLGTGERWNLVVWLRSSAVRNRLCPMCCRKPDLVDDEGFGDGFTREEPTVVDVCALT from the exons ATGATGGCAACTAGAGCTCCGCGGCGCTTCTGCCGCTGCTCCTGCTTTTGCTCCGAGAACTTGTACGTGGCGCGCTACCGGTTGCATGTGCGCTTCCGGGACGAGCAGCAGCTGCGCCGGGACTATGGCCCG ATCCTGCGCAGCCGAGGCTGTGTCAGCCCCAACGACTTCCAGCAGCTGTTAGAGGAG CTTGAGCAGGAGGTGGAGCCGCGGCAGCGGATGGGACAGGAGTCAGCAGCCAGGAAAGCCCTCATTGCGAGGTCCTACCACCCAGCAAGGCCAGACGTCTACAACTCACTGCAG AATGTGGCTCTGACCCCTGAATTTCTGGCTGCAGTTGAGTACAGCACGTCACCAGGTGCAGATCTCGAGGGGCTTCTCCAGCAGCTGGAGACAGTGTCAG AGGAGAAGCGAATCTACCGGCTGCCAGTGTTCACAATGCCCTTCTGCCAAGCCCTGCTGGAGGAGCTGGAGCACTTCGAACAGTCAGACATGCCCAAGGGAAGACCCAACACCATGAACAACTATGGG GTGCTACTACACGAGGTAGGCCTGGACGAGCCTCTGGTGACACCACTTCGGGAGCGCTTCCTGCAGCCACTGATGGCCCTGCTGTACCCAGACTGTGGTGGGGGCTGGCTTGACAGCCACCGAGCCTTCGTGGTCAAATATGCACCTGGCCAGGACCGTGAGCTGGGCTGCCACTATGATAACGCTGAGCTTACCGTCAAcgtggccctgggcaagtcctTCACAGGGGGTGCCCTATACTTTGGGGGCCTCTTCCAGGTTAGTGAGTGTGATCcatgggcaggggctggggcagccaGAGTGCCCAGGCCTGAGTCCCACTGTCTGCAGGCACCTTCAGCCCTGGCGAAGCCCCTGGAGGTGGAGCACATGGTGGGCCAGGGTGTCCTGCACCGGGGTGGCCAGCTGCATGGGGCCCGGTCCCTGGGCACTGGTGAGCGCTGGAACCTTGTCGTCTGGCTCCGGTCCTCTGCTGTGCGCAACCGTCTCTGCCCTATGTGCTGCCGCAAGCCTGACCTGGTAGATGACGAGGGCTTTGGTGACGGCTTCACCCGTGAGGAGCCCACCGTGGTGGATGTGTGTGCACTAACTTAA
- the OGFOD2 gene encoding 2-oxoglutarate and iron-dependent oxygenase domain-containing protein 2 isoform X2: MMATRAPRRFCRCSCFCSENLYVARYRLHVRFRDEQQLRRDYGPLEQEVEPRQRMGQESAARKALIARSYHPARPDVYNSLQNVALTPEFLAAVEYSTSPGADLEGLLQQLETVSEEKRIYRLPVFTMPFCQALLEELEHFEQSDMPKGRPNTMNNYGVLLHEVGLDEPLVTPLRERFLQPLMALLYPDCGGGWLDSHRAFVVKYAPGQDRELGCHYDNAELTVNVALGKSFTGGALYFGGLFQVSECDPWAGAGAARVPRPESHCLQAPSALAKPLEVEHMVGQGVLHRGGQLHGARSLGTGERWNLVVWLRSSAVRNRLCPMCCRKPDLVDDEGFGDGFTREEPTVVDVCALT; the protein is encoded by the exons ATGATGGCAACTAGAGCTCCGCGGCGCTTCTGCCGCTGCTCCTGCTTTTGCTCCGAGAACTTGTACGTGGCGCGCTACCGGTTGCATGTGCGCTTCCGGGACGAGCAGCAGCTGCGCCGGGACTATGGCCCG CTTGAGCAGGAGGTGGAGCCGCGGCAGCGGATGGGACAGGAGTCAGCAGCCAGGAAAGCCCTCATTGCGAGGTCCTACCACCCAGCAAGGCCAGACGTCTACAACTCACTGCAG AATGTGGCTCTGACCCCTGAATTTCTGGCTGCAGTTGAGTACAGCACGTCACCAGGTGCAGATCTCGAGGGGCTTCTCCAGCAGCTGGAGACAGTGTCAG AGGAGAAGCGAATCTACCGGCTGCCAGTGTTCACAATGCCCTTCTGCCAAGCCCTGCTGGAGGAGCTGGAGCACTTCGAACAGTCAGACATGCCCAAGGGAAGACCCAACACCATGAACAACTATGGG GTGCTACTACACGAGGTAGGCCTGGACGAGCCTCTGGTGACACCACTTCGGGAGCGCTTCCTGCAGCCACTGATGGCCCTGCTGTACCCAGACTGTGGTGGGGGCTGGCTTGACAGCCACCGAGCCTTCGTGGTCAAATATGCACCTGGCCAGGACCGTGAGCTGGGCTGCCACTATGATAACGCTGAGCTTACCGTCAAcgtggccctgggcaagtcctTCACAGGGGGTGCCCTATACTTTGGGGGCCTCTTCCAGGTTAGTGAGTGTGATCcatgggcaggggctggggcagccaGAGTGCCCAGGCCTGAGTCCCACTGTCTGCAGGCACCTTCAGCCCTGGCGAAGCCCCTGGAGGTGGAGCACATGGTGGGCCAGGGTGTCCTGCACCGGGGTGGCCAGCTGCATGGGGCCCGGTCCCTGGGCACTGGTGAGCGCTGGAACCTTGTCGTCTGGCTCCGGTCCTCTGCTGTGCGCAACCGTCTCTGCCCTATGTGCTGCCGCAAGCCTGACCTGGTAGATGACGAGGGCTTTGGTGACGGCTTCACCCGTGAGGAGCCCACCGTGGTGGATGTGTGTGCACTAACTTAA
- the OGFOD2 gene encoding 2-oxoglutarate and iron-dependent oxygenase domain-containing protein 2 isoform X3, which produces MMATRAPRRFCRCSCFCSENLYVARYRLHVRFRDEQQLRRDYGPILRSRGCVSPNDFQQLLEELEQEVEPRQRMGQESAARKALIARSYHPARPDVYNSLQNVALTPEFLAAVEYSTSPGADLEGLLQQLETVSEEKRIYRLPVFTMPFCQALLEELEHFEQSDMPKGRPNTMNNYGVLLHEVGLDEPLVTPLRERFLQPLMALLYPDCGGGWLDSHRAFVVKYAPGQDRELGCHYDNAELTVNVALGKSFTGGALYFGGLFQAPSALAKPLEVEHMVGQGVLHRGGQLHGARSLGTGERWNLVVWLRSSAVRNRLCPMCCRKPDLVDDEGFGDGFTREEPTVVDVCALT; this is translated from the exons ATGATGGCAACTAGAGCTCCGCGGCGCTTCTGCCGCTGCTCCTGCTTTTGCTCCGAGAACTTGTACGTGGCGCGCTACCGGTTGCATGTGCGCTTCCGGGACGAGCAGCAGCTGCGCCGGGACTATGGCCCG ATCCTGCGCAGCCGAGGCTGTGTCAGCCCCAACGACTTCCAGCAGCTGTTAGAGGAG CTTGAGCAGGAGGTGGAGCCGCGGCAGCGGATGGGACAGGAGTCAGCAGCCAGGAAAGCCCTCATTGCGAGGTCCTACCACCCAGCAAGGCCAGACGTCTACAACTCACTGCAG AATGTGGCTCTGACCCCTGAATTTCTGGCTGCAGTTGAGTACAGCACGTCACCAGGTGCAGATCTCGAGGGGCTTCTCCAGCAGCTGGAGACAGTGTCAG AGGAGAAGCGAATCTACCGGCTGCCAGTGTTCACAATGCCCTTCTGCCAAGCCCTGCTGGAGGAGCTGGAGCACTTCGAACAGTCAGACATGCCCAAGGGAAGACCCAACACCATGAACAACTATGGG GTGCTACTACACGAGGTAGGCCTGGACGAGCCTCTGGTGACACCACTTCGGGAGCGCTTCCTGCAGCCACTGATGGCCCTGCTGTACCCAGACTGTGGTGGGGGCTGGCTTGACAGCCACCGAGCCTTCGTGGTCAAATATGCACCTGGCCAGGACCGTGAGCTGGGCTGCCACTATGATAACGCTGAGCTTACCGTCAAcgtggccctgggcaagtcctTCACAGGGGGTGCCCTATACTTTGGGGGCCTCTTCCAG GCACCTTCAGCCCTGGCGAAGCCCCTGGAGGTGGAGCACATGGTGGGCCAGGGTGTCCTGCACCGGGGTGGCCAGCTGCATGGGGCCCGGTCCCTGGGCACTGGTGAGCGCTGGAACCTTGTCGTCTGGCTCCGGTCCTCTGCTGTGCGCAACCGTCTCTGCCCTATGTGCTGCCGCAAGCCTGACCTGGTAGATGACGAGGGCTTTGGTGACGGCTTCACCCGTGAGGAGCCCACCGTGGTGGATGTGTGTGCACTAACTTAA
- the OGFOD2 gene encoding 2-oxoglutarate and iron-dependent oxygenase domain-containing protein 2 isoform X5 → MMATRAPRRFCRCSCFCSENLYVARYRLHVRFRDEQQLRRDYGPILRSRGCVSPNDFQQLLEELEQEVEPRQRMGQESAARKALIARSYHPARPDVYNSLQNVALTPEFLAAVEYSTSPGADLEGLLQQLETVSEEKRIYRLPVFTMPFCQALLEELEHFEQSDMPKGRPNTMNNYGVLLHEVGLDEPLVTPLRERFLQPLMALLYPDCGGGWLDSHRAFVVKYAPGQDRELGCHYDNAELTVNVALGKSFTGGALYFGGLFQPWRSPWRWSTWWARVSCTGVASCMGPGPWALVSAGTLSSGSGPLLCATVSALCAAASLTW, encoded by the exons ATGATGGCAACTAGAGCTCCGCGGCGCTTCTGCCGCTGCTCCTGCTTTTGCTCCGAGAACTTGTACGTGGCGCGCTACCGGTTGCATGTGCGCTTCCGGGACGAGCAGCAGCTGCGCCGGGACTATGGCCCG ATCCTGCGCAGCCGAGGCTGTGTCAGCCCCAACGACTTCCAGCAGCTGTTAGAGGAG CTTGAGCAGGAGGTGGAGCCGCGGCAGCGGATGGGACAGGAGTCAGCAGCCAGGAAAGCCCTCATTGCGAGGTCCTACCACCCAGCAAGGCCAGACGTCTACAACTCACTGCAG AATGTGGCTCTGACCCCTGAATTTCTGGCTGCAGTTGAGTACAGCACGTCACCAGGTGCAGATCTCGAGGGGCTTCTCCAGCAGCTGGAGACAGTGTCAG AGGAGAAGCGAATCTACCGGCTGCCAGTGTTCACAATGCCCTTCTGCCAAGCCCTGCTGGAGGAGCTGGAGCACTTCGAACAGTCAGACATGCCCAAGGGAAGACCCAACACCATGAACAACTATGGG GTGCTACTACACGAGGTAGGCCTGGACGAGCCTCTGGTGACACCACTTCGGGAGCGCTTCCTGCAGCCACTGATGGCCCTGCTGTACCCAGACTGTGGTGGGGGCTGGCTTGACAGCCACCGAGCCTTCGTGGTCAAATATGCACCTGGCCAGGACCGTGAGCTGGGCTGCCACTATGATAACGCTGAGCTTACCGTCAAcgtggccctgggcaagtcctTCACAGGGGGTGCCCTATACTTTGGGGGCCTCTTCCAG CCCTGGCGAAGCCCCTGGAGGTGGAGCACATGGTGGGCCAGGGTGTCCTGCACCGGGGTGGCCAGCTGCATGGGGCCCGGTCCCTGGGCACTGGTGAGCGCTGGAACCTTGTCGTCTGGCTCCGGTCCTCTGCTGTGCGCAACCGTCTCTGCCCTATGTGCTGCCGCAAGCCTGACCTGGTAG